The following nucleotide sequence is from Cyclobacteriaceae bacterium.
AGAGACAAGAGAAGAACTCACTACAAGGCTGTTGCGAAACAATTTACAATTGACCCAACAACTGGTGAGCATCACCTGCCACACCGCGCCTACTGGCACGAGGGAAAACTCTACTTCAAGGGTAATGTTGTAATGGAGAAGGAAGTACTGGCGTAAGCAAGTATGAACTTCTTTCATTTGATTAATCACCATTCGATTCGATTCGCTGATTTTAAGAATCAGCTATAACGATAAGCATAGGTCTACGCCCGACTGGATAACAGTCGGGCATTTGTTTTTTTTAGATATAATATGAATAAAATCCGAGCAGCGATTACTGGTGTAGGTGGTTATGTACCTGACTACATTCTGACCAACAAAGAACTGGAAACAATCGTCGACACCAACGATGAGTGGATCACCTCACGAACAGGAATTAAAGAAAGAAGAATATTAAAGGGAGACCATCTTGGAGTTTCTGTTATGGCAATTGCTGCTGTGAAAGAAATGCTTGCCAAGACCAAAGTAGATCCCAAAGAGATTGACCTTGTCATCTTCGCTACTATTACAGCAGACATGACATTTCCTGCAACGGCAAACATCGTTGCTACTGCTGTAGGAGCTACAAATGCTTTCAGCTATGATCTTGGCGCAGCATGTTCAGGATTTATTTTCGGATTATCGACAGGAGCAAGCTTCATCGAATCAGGTAAATACAAAAAGATAGTTGTGATCGGTGGTGATAAGATGTCGGCGATCCTCGATTATACAGATCGCACCACATGC
It contains:
- the rpmF gene encoding 50S ribosomal protein L32; translated protein: MPNPKRKTSKTRRDKRRTHYKAVAKQFTIDPTTGEHHLPHRAYWHEGKLYFKGNVVMEKEVLA